From the Aedes aegypti strain LVP_AGWG unplaced genomic scaffold, AaegL5.0 Primary Assembly AGWG_AaegL5_hic_scaff_1408_PBJ_arrow, whole genome shotgun sequence genome, one window contains:
- the LOC5572727 gene encoding 3-hydroxyisobutyryl-CoA hydrolase, mitochondrial yields MLRSVQRNVPLIARGMSSGAERTVICEEVGKNAGLITLNRPKALNAINLDMVRQIYGAMKNWQDKSLVIVKGAGEKSFCAGGDVRAVVENGPIDSSRNFFREEYRLNALISAYKPDYVAIVDGITMGGGVGLSVHGKYRVATERTMFAMPETAIGLFPDVGGGYFLPRLQGKLGLYLGLTGFRLKGKDVTKAGIATHYVESKDLEALEKELIATSNSSEVAEVLNKFNVKDTSDFVLAKNMEQINKCFSAPTVEAIVTNLEKDNSEWASSTLKTLSKMSPTSMKVTKKQLDLGLNCDLRSCLKMEFRMAVHSVIKSDFKEGVRAMLIDRDQSPKWDPARLGDVTEQQVDRFFGPLPDGDELLFDDEMKANL; encoded by the exons ATG CTTCGATCCGTCCAAAGAAACGTACCGTTGATCGCCCGTGGCATGTCCTCCGGCGCGGAACGGACCGTCATCTGCGAAGAGGTCGGTAAGAATGCCGGATTGATAACGTTGAACCGCCCGAAGGCACTGAACGCCATCAACTTGGACATGGTTCGGCAGATCTACGGAGCGATGAAGAACTGGCAGGACAAAAGTCTGGTCATCGTGAAAGGCGCGGGGGAGAAGTCATTCTGTGCCGGGGGCGATGTCCGAGCAGTGGTCGAGAATGGACCGATTGACTCGTCGAGGAACTTTTTCCGGGAGGAGTACCGCCTTAATGCACTGATTTCGGCCTATAAACCGGACTACGTGGCAATCGTGGACGGAATTACGATGGGTGGAGGCGTCGGGCTGTCCGTTCACGGAAAGTATCGAGTGGCAACCGAGCGGACCATGTTTGCCATGCCCGAGACGGCCATCGGTTTGTTCCCGGACGTCGGAGGTGGATACTTTTTGCCACGATTGCAAGGCAAGTTAGGCCTCTATCTGGGATTGACCGGTTTCAGGTTAAAGGGGAAAGATGTCACCAAAGCCGGCATTGCCACCCATTACGTGGAGAGCAAAGATCTCGAAGCCCTGGAGAAGGAGCTGATCGCCACCAGCAATAGCTCGGAAGTTGCTGAAGTTCTAAACAAGTTCAACGTTAAAGACACCTCCGATTTCGTTCTGGCCAAGAACATGGAACAGATCAACAAGTGCTTCAGCGCACCAACGGTTGAAGCCATTGTGACCAACCTGGAAAAGGATAACAGCGAATGGGCCAGCAGCACGCTGAAAACCCTCTCCAAGATGTCGCCCACGTCAATGAAGGTCACGAAGAAACAGCTGGACCTTGGCCTTAACTGTGACCTGCGTAGCTGTCTGAAAATGGAATTCCGAATGGCAGTTCATAGCGTTATCAAAAGCGACTTCAAGGAAGGAGTTCGGGCAATGCTGATCGACCGCGATCAAAGCCCCAAGTGGGATCCGGCTAGGTTGGGCGATGTAACCGAACAGCAGGTGGATCGTTTCTTTGGGCCGCTTCCCGATGGCGATGAGCTGCTGTTTGACGATGAGATGAAAGCGAACCTGTGA